Genomic DNA from Rana temporaria chromosome 1, aRanTem1.1, whole genome shotgun sequence:
TGTCAGGTATTTCAGCagctctctgagaaaaaaagatttaatctacACGTATGAAAATGTTTCTTCAtaggagctgtgaaaatgtggaaaagaCTCCCTCCAGAGCTGGTTttagccagctcagtagattgcttcaaaaaaaggcctggattctttcctaaatgtacaaaatataactgcctactaacatttataggtaaagttcatACAGGGAAAAGCCGATTGCCTTtctgggaatcaggaagtaatttttccccctgctggagcaaattggatcatgcttttctggggtttttgccttcctctggaccaattgtgggtataggattgtgtatataggattgtatgattTCGTTTTTTCtcaccttttattggttgaactagatggacttttttaatTCAGACTATGTTACTATGTTTTCTCAGAAGCTCTGACCCAGATGCTCATTGTGTTTGTATTCTTCTTCCTGCAGACAGTGAAAACTGCATGAAATGTCCTGATGATGAATGGCCAAATGAGAAGAAGGATCGGTGTGTTCCAAAATTGGTGGAATTTCTCTCCTACACTGATGATACAATTGTTGTAATATTTTCACCTGTCTCCATCGTCTCTTGTCTTCTGACTGGTTtaatattggggatatttatacatTACCGGGACACCCCCATTGTTAAAGCTAATAACCGGAACCTGAGCTATCTTCTCCTGGTCTCCATCATGTTGAGCTTCCTCTGTGTCTTCTTGTTCCTCGGACGTCCAGTAGATATAACCTGCATGCTGCGTGTAACCTCTTTTGGTGTCATCTTCTCAGTtgctgtctcttctctacttgccAAAAGTATCATGGTGTGTATTGCTTTTAAAGCCACCAAACCTGGGAGTCCCTGGAGGAAATGGATGGGAGCCAAACTGCCCTATGGTATCATTTTTGTCTTCTCACTGGTTCAAGTAATAATCTGTGTCTCTTGGTTGTCTACTAATCCCCCCTTCCAGAATCAGGACACTCACTCTTATCAGGGGAAGAtcatcattcagtgtaatgaGGGTTCAGTTATCGGCTTCTACTCTGTCCTGGGATATATGGGGCTACTGGCAGCTGTGAGCTTCATTATAGCATTTTTAGCcaggacattaccggacagttttaatgaggccaagtacatcaccttcagcatgctggt
This window encodes:
- the LOC120945131 gene encoding vomeronasal type-2 receptor 26-like; this translates as MHKCCYECISCPEGEISNISDSENCMKCPDDEWPNEKKDRCVPKLVEFLSYTDDTIVVIFSPVSIVSCLLTGLILGIFIHYRDTPIVKANNRNLSYLLLVSIMLSFLCVFLFLGRPVDITCMLRVTSFGVIFSVAVSSLLAKSIMVCIAFKATKPGSPWRKWMGAKLPYGIIFVFSLVQVIICVSWLSTNPPFQNQDTHSYQGKIIIQCNEGSVIGFYSVLGYMGLLAAYFVSMLRMNIVTF